From the Flavobacterium gyeonganense genome, the window TAAATCCCTTGAAGCTTTTGTATCTGCTTCAGCAGTTGGGATTTACGGAGCCGAAACATCGGATGAAATTTGTACGGAAGACAGTCCTCACGCCAATGACTTTTTAAGTACTACCTGCCAAAAATGGGAAGATGCAGTAAATAGAATCGAATCTTTAGGCATCAGATCTGTAAAAATCAGGACCGGAATTGTTTTAGGGAGAAACGAAGGTTTCCTTAAAAAACTGCTGCCTGGTTTTAAAATGGGTTTCGGAACCATATTAGGAACAGGGAAACAATATCTGCCCTGGATCCACATTGAAGATTTGTGTGGTATCTATTTAAAAGCCATTCAGGATAAAGAACTAAATGGCTCATATAATGCAACTGTTTTAGATAACACTACAAATGAGATATTATCTAAAACACTTGCAAACATACTCGGTTATGCTATATGGCTTCCAAAGGTTCCGGCTTTTGTACTTAAAATAGTTCTTGGCGAAATGAGTATTGCTGTACTGACAGGAAAAAGAGTATCAGCTGAAAAAATAAAGCAGAAAGGTTTCCATTTTCAGTTTGAAGATCTGAAAACGGCACTATCAAACTGCGTTTCCTGAAATTATTTATTTTAAAGTCAGCAGCATCATTTCATCATTTCCTATAATACCGTTTAGCTCGGTATTGACTGTTTTCGCAATTTTAGAAGAAATTCTCTCCGGGATTGCAATATCAAAATCAGCAATAGCAATTGGGAAATCAGATTTGATTTGTATTCCTCCATATACTTTTTCAGAAAAGCTTTTACCTCAATCTCTTTGTATTTACCGCGAATCATCAGTCTTCCTTTGATTACGTATTCTTTTTCGGTTTCATCAATATCTTTTAAATCAAATTTTGCGATTTTGCCTTTAAAAACAGCTTTTGGATACCGATCACTTTCAAGATAATTTTCATTAAAATGCTGTTCCATCAAATCCAGCTTAAAATGAAAATCCCGCATAGGAACAGTACATAAAAAAGTACTCGCTTTAGGATCTAAAATAATCATAACCGATTTGTTTACCGCTTTAATTTCCTCAAAACAAGGTACAGTAGCTTCAAAATTGATTATTGCCTTATTTGTAGAAATTTTTTCCTGAGCAATTATTGAACAGGCTGTAAACATTAAAATAAAAAATATAGTTCTTTTCATAATCGTCATCATTTAAACAATTATGTCATTCGGTTTTTTTAAGAAAACTGAGGTTAAAAACCGAATGGCGTACTCCGTAAAATAATATGGTAATTCAGTGATTTATACACTTAAATTTACGAATTATTCAGGAGCATGTTTGATGATTTTATGCTAAAATTTTGTGAAATTTAAACGAAATCGATTGAATCAAAGTTTAATTTTCAACTGCTGTACAGATTTCAATTAAAAAACCATTCAGATCACGTACATAAGCTACAATTTGCCCCCAGGGTTTCTGTTTAGGCTCTGTAACTAAAACAGCTCCTAAAGAAGTTGCCTTTTGTACCAATTCCCCAACATCATCAGTTATAAAACCTAATTCTATTGCAAAAGGTTTATCTTCTAAGCTGCTTTCAATAAAACCTTCAGGTAAATTTTGAGAGGCCAGTTTTTTGGAAGCAAATGAAATTGTAGTTTCACCTGTGCTTAATTCACCATAATCATTTTCAGGAGTTATAAATTTCCTTGAAAATCCAAAAGCATTCTCGTAAAATGCAAGGGATATCTCCACATCTTCTACATATAAAATTGTATAGCCAAACTTTACCATCTTATTTTTATTTATTATCCAATTTCTACCAACACATTGTACTTGTCTAAATTTGCCAAATCTTCAATTGAGTTTACTTTGGCTTCTTTTGCATGTTCTTCTATTTCTTTTTTAGTTTCAATTTGTTTGATGCATTTTCTGAAACGACGCACTTCATCCAGATTGGTTAAAATTAATCCGGGAACCTGAACACTTTTACCTTCTGTATCTTTGGCGACCATCGTAAAATAAGAAGAATTGCAATGTTTGACAACACCAGTCTGAATATGCTCTGCCTCTACTCTAATGCCTACTACCATAGAGCTTCTTCCGACATAATTAACAGAGGCTTTCATGGTAACGAGTTCTCCTACTTCAATAGGTTTTAAAAAGTTTACCGTATCTACTGAAGCCGTTACACAATAATTGCCGCAAAATTTAGAGGCACAGGCAAAAGCAATCTGATCCAGCAATTGCAAAATATAACCTCCATGAATTTTTCCGCTAAAATTGGTATGCGACGGAAGCATTAATTCGGAAATACTAATCTTTGATGAAGAAACGGGTTTAAAATCTGTAGTCATTTACTATTTTAATTTATGGTTTTGGTTCGTTTATAAAATGAAATTTAATTTAATAATTGGTTTTCATCCGAATTAGAAGCTCTGGCAATAATATTTTCCGGGAGTGTCTTTTTAGCCTTGGCTCCCATTTTTCTTAGTTTTTCAACACTGGAAATGAGGTTTCCTCTTCCTTCAACCAATTTATTCATAGCATTTTCATATTCTGTTTTGGTATCCTTTATTTTGTTCCCGATTCTTAGCAAATCAGTTACAAAACCTTCAAACTTATCATACAATGCGCCGGCCTGACGCGCAATTTCAAAAGCATTTTCCTGTTGTTTCTGGTTGGCCCACATACTGTCGATTGTGCGTAAAGTAGCCAGTAAAGTCGTAGGTGTCACGATCACAATATTTCGTGCAAAAGCTTTATTATACAACTCAGGATCTTGGTTTAGGGCTATAGCAAAGGCAGGTTCTATTGGAACAAACAATAAAACAAAATCCGGGCTTTCAATCTGGTACAAATCGTGGTAGTTTTTGCTTCCAAGCTGTTCCACGTGCCTTTTTAAAGAACTTACATGTTCTTTTAAGAATTCATTTTTAAAGATTTCATCTTCTTCATTTGACCATTTTTCATAAGCCGTTAAAGAAACTTTTGAATCCACAATCATTTTTTTTCCATCGGGCAGATTAATTACCACATCCGGAAATACACGATTTCCATCTGCATTTGTAAAACTTTGCTGTACTTCATATTCTCTTCCTTTTTCAAGCCCCGATTTTTCGAGTACACGTTCCAGAACGAGTTCGCCCCAGTTACCCTGCATTTTACTGTCGCCTTTTAGAGCTTTTGTCAAATTCAAAGTTTCTTTGCTCATTTGCATATTCATTTCGCTTAAACCTAAAATTTGCTGACGAAGGGCTGCATGGTAATCAATGCTTTCTTTATGGGTTTGTTCTACTTTTTGCTCAAATCCCTGAATTTTATCCTGTAAAGGAAGCAGGATATTTTTCATGTTCACAGAATTTTGTTCAGTAAATTTTGCCGACTTTTCTTCCAGAATTTTATTGGCAAGATTTTCAAATTCTTTGGTAAATTTTTCCTGTAAAGCCGTTATTTCAACTTTCTGTTCTTTATGACGCTCCCACAAATTTTCAAAATCGACTTCTTTTTTAGAAAGCTGAATTGCCAGGCTGTCTTTTTCGTTTCGAATATTTTCTTTCTCAGAAATTAATAAATGAAGTTGTTTTTCGAAACTGTTTTTTTCACTTAAAAATTGTTCTTTTTGAAGCAAAAGCTGCGAATTTGCCGCATTAAGTTTTTCATTCAAACTTACTTTTTGTGATTCAAATTTAGCCGAAGACACTATTCTTCCTAAATAAATACCCAGGAATACAGCTACTATAAAAACAAATAAAAGCGGAAGAATATCCAACATAACTACGTTAATTTTTACGTAAAAGTACGCAATAATACGTAGTTTTAATCCATAAGAATAAAATTTCACGAATTAGTAACCGTTTTAAATTAAATAAACAATAAAGCTATTTTTTTAAAAAAAGAGATTTTCAACGCAACCTTTTTAAAATCATTACATCTACTATTTATAAACCTAAAAATAAAATGATGAAAAAGTTAATACTAAGCTTATTTATAGCTTTTGGATTCAGTGCCTGCTCGCTGAATGATGATTTACCTCAGGATACTTGTGGCGTATATACGAATGTTTCCTTTACCGGCTATCCTCTTGCTTGTAATTATACTCTTAAACAACAATTTACTAATCCTTCGGCTTTAATTATAAACACACAGGAAAAATTAAACCAGTATTTTACACAAAATACTACTAATCCTTGCCCTGGAAGCGATCCAAATATTAATTTTACCAATAATTTTCTTGTTGGAATTTTTTCAGGGCAAACAACAACAACGGGTTATGGCATAAAGATTACTTCAATTGTAGAAAACAATTGCCAGATTGTTGTCAATTTTTATGAGCACGGACCGCAAACAGGAGAGACAACTACTCCGGGTGCAAACTATCCTTCTGATTATGTTTTGATTCCTAAAACGACAAAACCCATCTATTTTAACAAAACTACAGAAAACAAAGACAATATTGTAATTGGAACTTTTGGAACCGTTAATGACTTTTTCCAGTTAAACGATTATAATATCCTTAAATTCTTAAATGTCACTACTGGCAATTATGAATTTGGTCAGTATAAAAATACTGCTACAATAAAAAGAGGTGAATATACGCTGTTCCTGAAAAGTGTACCAACTGAAATCTTAAGCTTAAAAGGTCAGACCAAAACCTACGGAACTCCTGACCCGGCAAATCAGGGCGGTGTTTATTTTGAACTACATCAAGGTGCCAGTACAACAAAAATCTATATCGACAATGTTGATACAGCAGATCAGAGTACAGAAGTGAAAGCGTTTAAGAAGGCCATTAAAGACAAAATTTTACTTTTAAAAGTATAAACGAATCAAGGTAAACACGCATCACTTAAAACCTTGATAATCAAAAACTAAAAATAACCAAAGAAACATATCCTATCTATAAAAAATAGGTTAAGAGTATAAAAAAAGTTATTTTTGCCAAAACCAACCACCCTATTTTTGAAAGACGATTTAGACATATATATTAAACAGTGTATCCAAAATGACAGAGCAGGACAACTGAAAATTTATCAGTTGTTCTCGCCTGTTTTATATGGTATTTGCTTAAAATATATGAAAAATGAAGACGATGCCAAGGATGTTTTTCAGGAATCGTTTGTCATTGTTTTTCAAAAAATCCATCAGTATAAATTTGAAGGCAGTTTTGAAGGCTGGCTAAAACGAATCTTCATCAATAAATTAATCGAAACATTAAATAAGAAGAAGAAAGAAAGTTTCTTTTTGGATGTTTTTGATCCCGATACTGATTTTGTAGAAGAAGAGGAATTAGATATTATTCCGATACCCCAGGAAAAGTTACTCGAATATATAAGAGAATTACCAGATCAGTACCGCATGGTTTTTAACTTATATGTTTTTGAAAAAATGAAACACAGAGAAATTGCGGAACAACTCAAAATTTCAGAAGGAACTTCGAAATCCAATTTAAACAGGGCGAAAAGAATTTTACAAAAAAGAATTTTGAGCATTAAAAATTTTAAAACGGCATGAAAAAGCAAAAAATAGAAGATATTTTTTCATCAATCGAAAATTTCTCGAGTGTACCACCACCCGAATTATGGAATAAAATTGAAGAAGAACTTGATAAACCTAAAAAGAAAAAAAGAGCAATTCTTTGGTGGTCAGCTGCTGCATGCCTGTTATTAGGATTACTACTTCCTACCATTTCTAATTTTAATTCAAATTCAGGAATTGAAAAAATAAATAACGGAGCTACTGAAAAAAGTGTTGTTATTGATGAAAATAGCAGTAACATAAACAACCAGACAAGATCTATTGAAAAAAACAACATAGGAATAAAAACTGGGATTGTTGAAAATCCATCTGTAGAAAATCCACCTAATAATGCGCCAATAACCAATACGCATAAAACATCGATTAGTCATACCGACTCTAAAAAGAAAATTAATTCCGGAATTGCTAAACAAAATCCGAACATTGATACAGAAAATCTGAATAAGGCTGTAGCCGAAAAAACATATATTGGAGGAAAGCAAAACTCATTTAATTCTCTTTCAAACAATTCTATACCAACTGAAAAAGCAAATAAAAATCAGCATATAGCTGAGAAAACTTTAGCTACAGAAAAACAGCACTCATCCAGTTCTTTTTCAAACAATCTTATACCAACTGAAAAAACAAACATAAACCAGAATATAGCTGAGAAAACTTTCGCTACAGAAAAACAGCACTCATCCAGTTCTTTTTCAAACAATCCGATATCAACTGAAAAAGCAAATATGAATCAGGCTGTGGCTGAAAAAACGTCTGCTTCAGGAAAACAAAATTCGTTCAGTTCTTTTTCAAATAATGAAATGCCAAATTCAGTTTTGGAAGATAAAGTAAGTTCTAAAAACAATATTGCTGTTGCTTTAAATTCTTCAAATGTAACTTCAAAAAACACTCAAAAAGACACTGCTAATACAGCAGCAAATAAATCGATCCTCGCTGATAATTTTCAAAAAAACAGCTCTATCTCTGCCAATTCATTAAGCAGTAAAGACTCTGTTCAACTGGCAGAATTACGAAATTTAGAAAAAGGCATTGCCGAAGTTAAAACAGAAAAAGAAAAAGATATCAATAATGTCAATGATTCTGAAAAATGGTCTTTGGATGTTTTTGCAGGAATAGCAAATTCTGAAAACTACAATAATCAAAAAACACTTGGAAATGTTAATGAATCAAAACAAACAAATTCATACGGTGTAAAAGCAAATTATAAACTCAATAAAAAGTGGGCTGTTAGTTCTGGTTTAAAAATTAACGAATTAGGACAAAGTATTGCTAATGTTTCTTATTACAATCATTATGAAACATCAGCATACCCATTAACAAATAGCTATTCATACGATAGTCCTTCAGTAATTGCACCACAAATTACAAGTAATTCTAATTATGTTTTTGTTTCAAAAAATACGCAAGCCGCATTAAAAAGCGATAATTTAGAAAATGGGAATATGGATCAAAGTTTAAAATATATTGAAATGCCTCTTGAGGTTTCTTATTCCATACTTAATAAAAACAAAACAAATATTAGTCTGAATACAGGCGGGTTTGTTGGAAAATTGATTTCAAACAATGTGACCTTAAACGGAAATTCTATAGGAGGAAATTTAAATGCAAATGATTTTGTTTACGGCTCTTTGCTAAGCAGTACTTTTCAATACCAATTATATAAAAAAACAAATGTTTTTGTTGAGCCTGGCATGAATTATTATATCAATCCGCTAGACAATCAAACCTTTAACCAATTTCAATGGTCATTCAATTTTGGCCTGAATGTTTCATTTTAAGGACATTAAATAATTATGGCAATTCATGACAATTGGATTACTCCAAAAACATTTCCTGATGATTTAATTCTGGCTAAAAATCTTTTATACGACTGCTGCGGTTTCGATTGCAGCCAGCCCTTTCCGGAAACTGAAAGTGCAGAATATAGTGCTTATCGTTTCAGTATCAATAAAAAAGCAATCTGTTACAGGCAAGCTAAAGTTACGCCAACAAAAACAGGGCAATTTGTAACTTTATGGAAGCGTAATATTTCCGGAACTATTGAACCATTTGATTATTTGGATCTGATAGATTTTGTCATCATTAGTGTCCGAAGAGAAAATAATTTTGGGCAATTTATATTTCCAAAAGCTATTCTGCTAGAAAAAGGGATTTTCTCTACTTCGGCTAAAGAAGGTAAAAGAGCAACCCGTGTTTATCCTCCATGGGATATTACTAGCAGCAAACAAGCTCAAAAAACGCAGCAATGGCAGCTGGATTATTTTTAGAAATATCAGAAAATGAATCTATTGTTTCAAAAGCACAAAAATTATTTGACATTTAATAATCCTAATAAAAAAACAGGCAGCCCAAATGAGCTGCCTGTTTTAGTTTATATAAGTATCCTTTATTTTTTTATAATCTTTCCTTTAAACACAACTTTGTTATTTTCTGTCAAAATGTAAATATAAATTCCAGATTGCAAATGAGTCACCGGAATTTCAGTCGTACTTATATCCTGGGTTGCTTTAACATCAACAGCACTTCCTGTCTGACGTCCGTTGATATCATAAAATCTTAATTTCAGTTTTTTATCTGTATTTTTTACATCAAAACTGACAACATCTGTTGCTGGATTTGGATATGATTTAACATAAAAATTGTTTTTAGCAAAATCCGGCGTTGATAATACATCTTGTTTCAACTGAAAACGAGCAATTACAGGTCCGTGATCTGAAGTTGTAGTGGTGTAACTCTCTATATCATTACGAGGATCATATACGGCAGTAGAACCTGAAACATATTGATCAACTAACTCATTAGAAATTGTGATATGATCTAAAAATCCGCCTGAACTTAAAAAGCTGAAAGCCCCCGCCTGACTGATTTCTAAAGTCAAAGCTTTATAATTATTGGTATCTGTTACAAAAGCTTCGTAAGAAGATGGCTGTCCCGCAATAACAGATGCTTTTACATCGTCATTGTAATCTCCTAAAAGAATCAAATTAGCATTTGGATAATGCGCATCTAAGCTGTCTTTCAGCACCTGCGTATCATATTTACGCATATTGTAACGTGATATATCTGTTCCGCTGTTAGCACGAGCGTGAAGATCTATAAAATTGATTTCGTTTTTAACGCCATTAAGATTCGTTTCTAAAGTCACCATATATGGCAGACGTCCAGAAGAAAAGAAACTGCTGTTAGAACCGCCGGGATAATTAGCCAAAGTTTTTGTTCCGGCACGTAATTCATCATAAAAATCTTTAAACATTACACGTGTCTTTTTAACCGTCGTAGTTTGAGTGTTATAAATTACAACCAATTTTTGAGGTGGAAAAGTTGGATCTGAAGTTGGATCCCAAGAATAGGACCATGATGTTGAAATGGCTTTATCGAATGTTTTTCCGTTTACATTTAGTTTTTGGATTAAATTATCAATTTGAGCATCACTTGAAACTTCCTGAACTACATAAACGTCCGCATCTAGTTTGTTCATTACTGTTGCTATGTTATCGAGCTGTAATGCTTTGTTACTTGGTCCGTAAGCTGAGGTCGGAGCACCAAAAAACTCTAAATTATAAGTTACCACATCAAAAGTTTCTGCTTTTGGAAGTGAAGATCCCGTTAAAGAACCTACTTGTTTGTTTAATGAAGTTCCTGCAACTGTCAGAGCACCTGCAATTTTAAATTCTTTTGATATAGGCGCAAATCTCGCATATAATGTTTTTCCGGCAAAAGCATCGGCTTCTGTCAAAATAATGCTGTTTTGAAATAAACTATTATCTACAGATATCTGATAACCTACTGGAGCAGTAATTGTTACATCTCCATATCCTTTGGCTTTAAAAGCAAAAGATTGTGAAGCAGAAATAGTATTTTGATCTACAGTTCCAAAATCTAAAACAGGGTTTGAAGCTACATAACCTGACTCATTAACAATAGCGTAATCATCAAACGACCATTCAGCAGCATTTCCTGTACCACCGCCTATTGCCGTTTCATAAACCCAAGCCAAATAAGTTTGACTTGTTTTAAAAGCTGATAAATCGATATATTGAGATTGAATATACGACTCTGTTGTAGTTGGAAAACTGCCATCAATTTCTGTCCATGTAGCTGTTTCAGGACTGCTTAGTCCATCATAGTTTGTAGAAATCATTAATTTTAAAGCTGGTCCCTGAAAGTACTTACGGGAATAAAAAGATAATAATGGTAATTTATCAAAAGTATCTAAACGTAATTTTGGCGAAATCAACCAGTCTTTACTTGCTCCGCTGTCTGAATATCCATTCATAAGAACCGCGCCAGTCCCAGAATTTACATTTCGCGCTGTGGTAGTGTATGTCCATTTATTAGTAGTTCCTGCCACATTGTACTGTGTCCATCCACTGTTGCTTAACACATTTGGATCATCAAAATTTTGAACATAAGGATCGATTCCTCTTCCTGCTAAAGATAAATTTTTGATAACAGAAGTAGATTCATGTGTAATCTGACCTGTAAAAGCACCTGCTAAATTTGGATTAAATCTTACATAAACTGTCTGCGATGCATTTGAAGCAAAATCAGCAGCAGCATAAGTCAACGTTGAAGCAAATGTTACATTATCTTTCGAGATTGAAAAATTTGATGTAACACTAACCATTAAATCACTTAGAAGATCTGTTGCCTGAATTTGATAACTTTTAGATGCGGATTCAAAGTTTATTTCATTAGCACCTAAATCAAGAGCGCCTACAGAGGCTGTAACTACTGGTAATGCAGTTGCAGCTGTTGTAACATCTACTTTATTTACTGCTGTTTGTAAATTTCCATACTCATCTTCAGAAACAGAAAATACAGTATAAGCCGTTGATAGCGTTAAACCAGCGATGTTTTTAGTATAATCTAATGCAGGATCAGCTATAGTTAAAGATCCTGCTTGTAAAGCAGCAGTTCCGTTTGCATCCAATCCTGATTTTAACTGAGCAGGAGTTGGTGCTGTGCTGCCGCC encodes:
- a CDS encoding TIGR01777 family oxidoreductase; the protein is MAKNVLLTGGTGFIGKHLTSVLIANDFSVSILSRRPRNNTDFISYYQWDINRNYIDENAVLNADFIIHLAGEGIVEKRWTEKRKKDILESRLKPVELIHSVLQKHNKSLEAFVSASAVGIYGAETSDEICTEDSPHANDFLSTTCQKWEDAVNRIESLGIRSVKIRTGIVLGRNEGFLKKLLPGFKMGFGTILGTGKQYLPWIHIEDLCGIYLKAIQDKELNGSYNATVLDNTTNEILSKTLANILGYAIWLPKVPAFVLKIVLGEMSIAVLTGKRVSAEKIKQKGFHFQFEDLKTALSNCVS
- a CDS encoding YceI family protein, with product MKRTIFFILMFTACSIIAQEKISTNKAIINFEATVPCFEEIKAVNKSVMIILDPKASTFLCTVPMRDFHFKLDLMEQHFNENYLESDRYPKAVFKGKIAKFDLKDIDETEKEYVIKGRLMIRGKYKEIEVKAFLKKYMEEYKSNLISQLLLLILILQSRREFLLKLRKQSIPS
- a CDS encoding VOC family protein; this encodes MVKFGYTILYVEDVEISLAFYENAFGFSRKFITPENDYGELSTGETTISFASKKLASQNLPEGFIESSLEDKPFAIELGFITDDVGELVQKATSLGAVLVTEPKQKPWGQIVAYVRDLNGFLIEICTAVEN
- a CDS encoding acyl-CoA thioesterase — its product is MTTDFKPVSSSKISISELMLPSHTNFSGKIHGGYILQLLDQIAFACASKFCGNYCVTASVDTVNFLKPIEVGELVTMKASVNYVGRSSMVVGIRVEAEHIQTGVVKHCNSSYFTMVAKDTEGKSVQVPGLILTNLDEVRRFRKCIKQIETKKEIEEHAKEAKVNSIEDLANLDKYNVLVEIG
- the rmuC gene encoding DNA recombination protein RmuC → MLDILPLLFVFIVAVFLGIYLGRIVSSAKFESQKVSLNEKLNAANSQLLLQKEQFLSEKNSFEKQLHLLISEKENIRNEKDSLAIQLSKKEVDFENLWERHKEQKVEITALQEKFTKEFENLANKILEEKSAKFTEQNSVNMKNILLPLQDKIQGFEQKVEQTHKESIDYHAALRQQILGLSEMNMQMSKETLNLTKALKGDSKMQGNWGELVLERVLEKSGLEKGREYEVQQSFTNADGNRVFPDVVINLPDGKKMIVDSKVSLTAYEKWSNEEDEIFKNEFLKEHVSSLKRHVEQLGSKNYHDLYQIESPDFVLLFVPIEPAFAIALNQDPELYNKAFARNIVIVTPTTLLATLRTIDSMWANQKQQENAFEIARQAGALYDKFEGFVTDLLRIGNKIKDTKTEYENAMNKLVEGRGNLISSVEKLRKMGAKAKKTLPENIIARASNSDENQLLN
- a CDS encoding protease complex subunit PrcB family protein, with product MMKKLILSLFIAFGFSACSLNDDLPQDTCGVYTNVSFTGYPLACNYTLKQQFTNPSALIINTQEKLNQYFTQNTTNPCPGSDPNINFTNNFLVGIFSGQTTTTGYGIKITSIVENNCQIVVNFYEHGPQTGETTTPGANYPSDYVLIPKTTKPIYFNKTTENKDNIVIGTFGTVNDFFQLNDYNILKFLNVTTGNYEFGQYKNTATIKRGEYTLFLKSVPTEILSLKGQTKTYGTPDPANQGGVYFELHQGASTTKIYIDNVDTADQSTEVKAFKKAIKDKILLLKV
- a CDS encoding sigma-70 family RNA polymerase sigma factor — protein: MKDDLDIYIKQCIQNDRAGQLKIYQLFSPVLYGICLKYMKNEDDAKDVFQESFVIVFQKIHQYKFEGSFEGWLKRIFINKLIETLNKKKKESFFLDVFDPDTDFVEEEELDIIPIPQEKLLEYIRELPDQYRMVFNLYVFEKMKHREIAEQLKISEGTSKSNLNRAKRILQKRILSIKNFKTA
- a CDS encoding MepB family protein; the protein is MAIHDNWITPKTFPDDLILAKNLLYDCCGFDCSQPFPETESAEYSAYRFSINKKAICYRQAKVTPTKTGQFVTLWKRNISGTIEPFDYLDLIDFVIISVRRENNFGQFIFPKAILLEKGIFSTSAKEGKRATRVYPPWDITSSKQAQKTQQWQLDYF
- a CDS encoding T9SS-dependent choice-of-anchor J family protein translates to MPGVQQLPYKQDFKSLTDKPTTYPSGFQAWTVTGSPSANFSTNTVLTDKPIVVGTAAVGTGNVYNYNEKLGFLNTSSADYTIGLAFSTTGMTGIQVQYDAMTIRNPYGLAGNPVSSRINEMVLQYRVGTTDSFTTLPETVYSNNTVQQTTAITDAQNKIVIKTTLPAICNNQPIVQIRWISRQVSGAGSRPSFAIDNIDVNSDHTAPVNETGFPKSENISSTHFDFSDKLNEIGKTYYVLLTGGSTAPTPAQLKSGLDANGTAALQAGSLTIADPALDYTKNIAGLTLSTAYTVFSVSEDEYGNLQTAVNKVDVTTAATALPVVTASVGALDLGANEINFESASKSYQIQATDLLSDLMVSVTSNFSISKDNVTFASTLTYAAADFASNASQTVYVRFNPNLAGAFTGQITHESTSVIKNLSLAGRGIDPYVQNFDDPNVLSNSGWTQYNVAGTTNKWTYTTTARNVNSGTGAVLMNGYSDSGASKDWLISPKLRLDTFDKLPLLSFYSRKYFQGPALKLMISTNYDGLSSPETATWTEIDGSFPTTTESYIQSQYIDLSAFKTSQTYLAWVYETAIGGGTGNAAEWSFDDYAIVNESGYVASNPVLDFGTVDQNTISASQSFAFKAKGYGDVTITAPVGYQISVDNSLFQNSIILTEADAFAGKTLYARFAPISKEFKIAGALTVAGTSLNKQVGSLTGSSLPKAETFDVVTYNLEFFGAPTSAYGPSNKALQLDNIATVMNKLDADVYVVQEVSSDAQIDNLIQKLNVNGKTFDKAISTSWSYSWDPTSDPTFPPQKLVVIYNTQTTTVKKTRVMFKDFYDELRAGTKTLANYPGGSNSSFFSSGRLPYMVTLETNLNGVKNEINFIDLHARANSGTDISRYNMRKYDTQVLKDSLDAHYPNANLILLGDYNDDVKASVIAGQPSSYEAFVTDTNNYKALTLEISQAGAFSFLSSGGFLDHITISNELVDQYVSGSTAVYDPRNDIESYTTTTSDHGPVIARFQLKQDVLSTPDFAKNNFYVKSYPNPATDVVSFDVKNTDKKLKLRFYDINGRQTGSAVDVKATQDISTTEIPVTHLQSGIYIYILTENNKVVFKGKIIKK